The DNA sequence TACTATCAGGCACATGCATTTCCCAACCCGGGAGATGGCCACATCACCATAGAATGGTCAGTTGTGTCCATAGAGGGAGAATTGGAGCTACAGGTGCTGGACATCCAGGGCCGTCAGGTCACAACCCATTCGATTGGGGAAAAACAGGGCCAATGGCTCATCGATAGCAGGGATTTTCCATCGGGAACCTATTTTCACCGGTTGGTGGACGCCCAAGGAGAGATACTCGCTTCGGACAAGATCGTGATCATACATTGATTTACTTGCCCCGGTGGACCTCTGGGCCACTGGGGCCTAATGTTTCTGTTATGTGGAAATACTGTCTTTACCTTTTGGCGCTTTGTCCCCATATACTATTCGGGCAGCCCCTCACCTTGGATACGACCTTCGTTCCGACCTTTGATTTTATGACACCCCCAACTCCTCCCGAAGGATATGTCTTACTGGAAGATGGTCAGGGGAGGATTTATCTAGGAGGTCGTTTGGGACTAAACGGGACGGCAAAGGGCATCATTCGGATGTATCCGGACGGGACTTGGGACCAGAGTTTCAAGGTGTCGGGCCAGTGGGGGATAGATGGTGTATCGGATCTTTTAATGATTGGGGACACCTTGCTGGTACATGATGATTTTCTTTTTCCGTTGAGTACCTCGGGAGCTTATTTGGGAAACTTGTTTCCAAAGGATAAAGTGTGCAGTGTCTATTCTCCCATGGAGTTGGATGATGGCCGGATTCTGATAGGGGGAACTGGGTGTAAGTTCGACAGTATCCCAGTTCCGTACAATCGATTACGGCTCATGCGGCTTCATCGGGACGGGACCTTGGACTCCTCCTTCGTTCATGATGTCAATCATGCAGTCATGTCCCTGATGCGGTATGACGATACCCGGATCTTGGTTTATGGAAGGTACATCACCTTGTACGATTCGATCCCAGTCAACCAGCTTTTCCGGATTGACACGGCAGGGGTATTGGACACCACATTTCACAGTATCTTCACCAGTAACGGACATCCAACCTATGTCCAGCCCGATGGCAAGATTATGATCGGCGGGGGATTCAGGATTTCCGGTCATCCAGATCCATTGTCGCTGGTCCGACTTATGCCAGATGGAAGTCTGGATCCATCCTTCCACAATTTCGCGGGAGCCGATTCCAGTTGGGGAGCTTCCGGCGTCGTTTACCCATTGGATGATGGAGGCTATCTGGTGGGCGGATTCTTTGATTCCTGGCAGGGGTATCCGCGTGGAAACATCGTGAAGATAGATAGCAGCGGGGTCATAGACCCCAACTATTTCAATGGGACCGGGGCTGATTCTACCTCCAAATTTTATCCTGTCATTTCTGATATCATAC is a window from the Pontibacter sp. G13 genome containing:
- a CDS encoding T9SS type A sorting domain-containing protein yields the protein MWKYCLYLLALCPHILFGQPLTLDTTFVPTFDFMTPPTPPEGYVLLEDGQGRIYLGGRLGLNGTAKGIIRMYPDGTWDQSFKVSGQWGIDGVSDLLMIGDTLLVHDDFLFPLSTSGAYLGNLFPKDKVCSVYSPMELDDGRILIGGTGCKFDSIPVPYNRLRLMRLHRDGTLDSSFVHDVNHAVMSLMRYDDTRILVYGRYITLYDSIPVNQLFRIDTAGVLDTTFHSIFTSNGHPTYVQPDGKIMIGGGFRISGHPDPLSLVRLMPDGSLDPSFHNFAGADSSWGASGVVYPLDDGGYLVGGFFDSWQGYPRGNIVKIDSSGVIDPNYFNGTGADSTSKFYPVISDIIQGQSGDFYVTGLFNRYDGRIVDPVIRLRGFQSVSNDPLLPSISATLYPNPAQDRAILTVSELPLRSVCTLVIHDAVGRECHRQALSGTRAEIDLEGWESGVYLATLETEAGALWHGKLVVGR